CAAAAAGGTCAGCAGCCAAGGCCAGGTGCGCAAGAAAAGCTCGTTGGCCAACCCCACCCGCGCCGAGAGCTGCCGCAGCACCAGCCCGCCTTTGCTCCAGTCTCCTTGGCCGTAGTAGATCATGGCCAAAAGCCCCAAGGCCCGGTTGTAGTCGGGCTCGAGCGGTCCTAATCGGGGCAGGGTAGCCTCCAGCCCCGCCGCGGCCTCGCCCAGTTGTCCTGCTTCCCATTGCAGCTCGGCCCGGAAAATGCTTTCGGCGGGGCTATTCCCCAGCAGGGAAATCCCCTCTTGCAGCCGCCCCAGCCGCTGGTAAAGACGAGCGGCTCCCAAGCGACCCTCCGCATCGGCGGTAGCTTGTAGGTAAACGGGCAAGGCTTCTTCATAGCGGCCCAGGGCCTCCAGGGCTTGGCCGCGCAGCACCAGAGCTTTGGTGGAGCTCTGGCTGCCCAAAAAGACCAAAGCGTCGGCAGGGCGGCCTTCTAGCAGCCGGGCCCAGCCAGTGAGGAGCCGCACCTCAGGATCGTCGGGGGCCAAGCGGTCCATCTTCTCCAGCGCGGGCTTGGCGGCGGCCAGCTCTTTGCGCTCGAGGTGGATCCGGGTAAGGAGCTTCAGGCTCGGCAAGTACTCGGGGTCGGCTACCAGGGCCAGCTCACAGGTAGCCTGGGCGCTGTTCAGATCGCCCTGGGCGTACAGCCCTTGGCACTGCTGGTGGTATTTTTGTGGACCAAGACCCGTTTGGGCCCAAGCCGCCGCTGCACAGATCCCACTGATACCGA
The genomic region above belongs to Meiothermus sp. Pnk-1 and contains:
- a CDS encoding lipopolysaccharide assembly protein LapB; protein product: MKRVWAVLLGISGICAAAAWAQTGLGPQKYHQQCQGLYAQGDLNSAQATCELALVADPEYLPSLKLLTRIHLERKELAAAKPALEKMDRLAPDDPEVRLLTGWARLLEGRPADALVFLGSQSSTKALVLRGQALEALGRYEEALPVYLQATADAEGRLGAARLYQRLGRLQEGISLLGNSPAESIFRAELQWEAGQLGEAAAGLEATLPRLGPLEPDYNRALGLLAMIYYGQGDWSKGGLVLRQLSARVGLANELFLRTWPWLLTFLVFLGLILYGESRIEPMRTVEMSNEPTYGPGTLYLWLIGSLALAAIASGWIGFSLYHNWLAIFTPVQSEFIRPIFYLLLGALALLMTYYRLRRRLALHLGNPRGWIEGLWAGAVLLGMAGLYSLVRKPLGLGEIPPMFLTFVGWALLEPVLRGVAIDALRERYKELALPLAPLLGALAVPGPTLFLVAAGFLLGWLRKRAGGVWGGVAAWVLVGIILALIGHLPLVRTVL